Proteins encoded within one genomic window of Catharus ustulatus isolate bCatUst1 chromosome 10, bCatUst1.pri.v2, whole genome shotgun sequence:
- the PAQR9 gene encoding membrane progestin receptor epsilon: MSDAAGGGGGGGEAQSYRGSSAGGCGRSGSASPGRRRGGGPGAGRGSSSMPAGEGDKKEVASPPPRPAALLRWDEVPEDFVECFILSGYRRLHCSAQECLASVLQPTNETLNFWTHFIPLLLFLSRFGRLLLLRGAGDVPFHHPALLPLWCYASGVLLTFAMSCTAHLFSCLSPRLRATFFYLDYASISYYGFASTVAYSYYLLPGLSLLDAGAMSRYVQQRLGWQLDCSLPIAAYRVLVLPVALALAVGCTAACCRSRAACCAYPFAVRTFVFAMPLSMACPIMLESLLFDLRARNPTLFVYFYRRYFWLLVAAFFNVSKIPERIQPGLFDIVGHSHQLFHIFTFLSIYDQVHYVEDGLAEFLKAPLAAPTYLGTVGYMLLLTVCLAVVVRKFLNVADLCKQD, translated from the coding sequence ATGAGTGATGctgccgggggcggcggcgggggcggagAGGCGCAGAGCTACCGCGGATCCTCCGCCGGCGGCTGCGGGCGCAGCGGCTCTGCCTCGCCCGGTCGGCGGCGAggcggcgggcccggggccggccggggcagcagcagcatgccGGCGGGCGAGGGGGACAAGAAGGAGGTGGCGTCGCCGCCGCCTCGCCCTGCCGCCCTGCTGCGGTGGGACGAGGTGCCCGAGGACTTCGTGGAGTGCTTCATCCTCTCGGGCTACCGGCGGCTGCACTGCTCGGCGCAGGAGTGCCTAGCCTCGGTGCTGCAGCCCACCAACGAGACCCTCAACTTCTGGACCCACttcatcccactgctgctcttcctcagcCGCTTCgggcggctgctgctgctgcggggTGCCGGGGATGTGCCCTTCCACCAcccggccctgctgcccctctggtGCTACGCCTCGGGCGTGCTGCTCACCTTCGCCATGAGCTGCACGGCTCACCTCTTCAGCTGCCTCTCCCCGCGCCTCCGCGCCACCTTCTTCTACCTGGACTACGCCTCCATCAGCTACTACGGCTTCGCCAGCACCGTGGCCTACTCCTACTACCTGCTGCCCGGGCTGAGCCTGCTGGACGCCGGCGCCATGAGCCGCTACGTGCAGCAGcggctgggctggcagctggacTGCAGCCTGCCCATCGCGGCCTACCGCGTGCTCGTGCTGCCCGTGGCGCTGGCGCTGGCCGTGGGCTGCACGGCCGCGTGCTGCCGCAGCCGCGCCGCGTGCTGCGCCTACCCCTTCGCCGTGCGCACCTTCGTGTTCGCCATGCCGCTCAGCATGGCCTGCCCCATCATGCTGGAGAGCCTCCTCTTCGACCTCCGCGCACGCAACCCCACGCTCTTCGTCTACTTCTACCGCCGCTACTTCTGGCTGCTGGTGGCCGCCTTCTTCAACGTCAGCAAAATCCCCGAGCGGATCCAGCCGGGGCTCTTCGACATCGTGGGCCATAGCCATCAGCTGTTCCACATCTTTACCTTCCTCAGCATCTACGACCAGGTGCACTACGTGGAGGATGGGCTGGCTGAGTTTCTCAAGGCACCCCTGGCTGCCCCCACCTACCTAGGCACCGTGGGATATATGCTGCTCCTGACCGTCTGCCTTGCCGTGGTCGTCAGGAAGTTCCTCAACGTTGCAGACCTCTGCAAGCAGGACTGA